A single Candidatus Thalassolituus haligoni DNA region contains:
- a CDS encoding HAD family hydrolase has product MALAIFDLDHTLLSDDSDHAWGQYLADRGLVDPAVHKYRNDHFYAQYQAGTLNIHDYLRFTLRPLLDHPLEQMLAERQRFLEERIEPLISQKSRDLIQNHRNQGDQLLIITATNGFITYPIAERLGIDNIIAPHPEVINGQYTGAIVGIPSFQDGKVTRLNAWLNERQQTMEGAWFYSDSHNDLPLLRLVDRPVAVDPDAILAAEANQQGWPVISLRDD; this is encoded by the coding sequence TTGGCTCTGGCAATTTTCGACCTCGACCACACCCTGTTATCCGACGACAGCGACCACGCATGGGGCCAATATCTGGCTGATCGCGGCCTGGTTGACCCGGCGGTGCACAAATATCGCAACGACCATTTCTATGCGCAGTACCAGGCCGGCACCCTGAATATTCACGACTACCTGCGCTTTACCTTGCGGCCGTTGCTGGATCACCCTCTTGAGCAGATGCTGGCCGAGCGCCAACGTTTTCTCGAAGAGCGTATTGAACCACTGATCAGCCAGAAAAGCCGTGACCTGATCCAGAACCATCGGAATCAGGGAGACCAGTTACTGATTATTACCGCAACCAACGGCTTTATCACCTACCCGATTGCCGAGCGACTGGGCATCGACAATATCATTGCGCCGCACCCGGAAGTCATCAACGGCCAGTACACCGGCGCTATCGTGGGCATTCCCAGCTTTCAGGATGGCAAGGTGACGCGACTCAACGCCTGGCTGAATGAACGCCAACAAACCATGGAAGGCGCCTGGTTCTACAGCGACTCCCACAACGACCTGCCATTATTACGGCTGGTTGACCGGCCTGTCGCTGTTGACCCGGACGCCATCCTGGCGGCAGAAGCCAACCAGCAAGGCTGGCCGGTGATTTCATTACGTGATGATTGA
- a CDS encoding imelysin family protein: protein MKQVVIWLLLLCVAGCDQAPVPAQPLPAAVDFTGDPATHPEKINDHLIHSALDSHVQACASAEALQSAIITLLDHPNPFTLAASRDAWRDSYSSFLRARLYGFLPVTDPVEWQRQGLSYHQTLSLIDSWPIEGGYIDYLPGYPFTGIVNDLTLPLSSDTLQQQHGFADPASVSLGFHVIEFLLWGSDGQRSASDYLRTETITAVAGSSSNKNTATHADNTADNHLNKDTPPGVINQDRRRQYLQLVTAQLLDHLRRLQRRWERDTGYYARLVASSTPAAALQAGMSASARLIRTELLEKRLSGNSSEFSASSQQDSLALLQGMQLWLLGSESHPGALVPLLSTTQPDLLMQWQTTLAQALTPATEAATTNAGASDTTETPAATLLIHNIEQLDTLLQQTASVLRLTLPDTH from the coding sequence ATGAAACAAGTCGTTATCTGGCTACTGCTGCTCTGTGTTGCCGGTTGTGATCAAGCACCGGTACCAGCCCAGCCATTACCTGCCGCAGTCGATTTCACCGGCGATCCGGCGACGCATCCTGAAAAGATCAATGACCACCTGATTCACTCAGCCCTTGACAGCCATGTCCAGGCTTGTGCCAGCGCAGAGGCCCTGCAAAGTGCCATTATCACCCTGCTCGACCATCCAAACCCGTTCACACTGGCAGCCAGCCGCGACGCCTGGCGCGACAGTTACAGCAGTTTTTTACGTGCTCGCCTGTATGGCTTTCTACCGGTAACCGACCCCGTTGAATGGCAACGTCAGGGACTCAGTTACCATCAAACACTGAGCCTGATTGACAGCTGGCCGATTGAAGGTGGCTACATCGACTATCTGCCAGGCTATCCCTTTACCGGTATCGTCAACGATCTGACCCTGCCACTGAGCAGCGACACGCTACAACAGCAGCATGGTTTCGCCGATCCGGCATCTGTCAGCCTGGGGTTTCATGTTATTGAATTTTTGCTTTGGGGCAGTGACGGACAGCGCAGTGCCAGCGACTATCTGCGGACTGAAACCATAACAGCGGTCGCGGGCAGTAGCAGCAACAAGAATACCGCGACTCATGCCGACAACACCGCTGATAACCACCTCAACAAAGACACCCCGCCTGGCGTCATCAACCAGGATCGCCGTCGCCAATACCTGCAACTGGTCACTGCACAATTGCTTGACCATCTGCGCCGCTTGCAACGTCGCTGGGAACGGGACACTGGCTACTACGCTCGACTGGTTGCCAGCAGCACACCCGCAGCCGCCTTGCAGGCTGGCATGAGCGCCAGTGCGCGATTGATCAGAACCGAATTGCTGGAAAAACGCTTGTCGGGAAACAGCAGTGAGTTCAGCGCCAGCAGCCAGCAGGACAGCCTCGCCTTGCTGCAAGGCATGCAACTCTGGCTACTGGGCAGTGAATCCCACCCCGGTGCGCTGGTGCCGTTATTAAGTACTACACAACCGGATTTGCTGATGCAATGGCAAACCACGCTGGCACAGGCGTTGACGCCCGCCACCGAAGCCGCAACCACCAACGCTGGGGCATCCGACACAACAGAGACACCAGCGGCGACGTTACTGATTCACAACATTGAGCAGCTGGATACCTTGCTGCAACAAACCGCCAGCGTGTTACGCCTGACATTGCCCGATACACACTGA
- a CDS encoding class I SAM-dependent rRNA methyltransferase yields the protein MSEAVSCLRLNPQAERRLKSGHLWVYSNEVDIKKTPLQGLQAGSQVVIEMANGKALGSAVISPDQLICARLISRDSKQFLDSSLIVHRLKVALSSRELWYPEGCYRWVYGDSDGLPGLVVDRFGGVVVVQISSVLMETLRQEIVDAIIKVIKPDAVVLKNDGKLRAVEGLPEYVEVVYGELEDNCAPLIENGTRFMAPVIDGQKTGWFYDHRENRAVLNRLVTGKRVLDVFSYIGGWGVQAARHGAAEVHCVDSSAKALDWVAQNAELNGVADRMTCWEGDAFEALRQLKDSGERFDVVVVDPPALIPRRKDIKAGEQAYHRLNQLAMRLLNRDGLLVAGSCSMHLGETRLPGIIRTLGRELDRDVLIQHVGSQGADHPVVPAIPETRYLKAVFARVLPTR from the coding sequence ATGTCTGAAGCTGTTTCCTGTCTGCGATTGAATCCACAGGCCGAGCGCCGTCTTAAGTCCGGCCATTTATGGGTTTACAGCAACGAGGTGGACATCAAAAAAACACCGCTGCAGGGGCTGCAAGCAGGTAGCCAGGTGGTGATTGAAATGGCCAATGGCAAAGCGCTGGGCAGTGCGGTGATCAGCCCGGATCAGCTGATTTGCGCACGACTGATCAGTCGCGACAGCAAGCAGTTTCTGGACAGCTCTCTGATTGTGCATCGCCTCAAGGTGGCACTGAGCAGTCGTGAACTCTGGTATCCGGAGGGCTGTTATCGCTGGGTCTATGGCGACAGCGACGGTCTGCCGGGTCTGGTGGTTGACCGCTTTGGCGGCGTCGTGGTGGTACAGATCTCCAGTGTATTGATGGAAACCTTGCGTCAGGAAATTGTCGACGCGATTATAAAGGTCATCAAACCGGACGCCGTGGTGTTGAAAAATGACGGCAAACTGCGTGCGGTTGAGGGCTTGCCGGAATACGTTGAAGTGGTCTACGGCGAGCTGGAAGATAATTGCGCACCGCTGATCGAAAATGGCACCCGTTTTATGGCCCCTGTGATTGATGGTCAGAAAACCGGCTGGTTCTACGACCATCGCGAGAATCGTGCGGTACTGAATCGTTTGGTTACTGGCAAACGGGTGCTGGATGTTTTCAGCTATATCGGCGGCTGGGGAGTACAGGCCGCACGGCATGGTGCTGCTGAAGTGCATTGCGTGGATTCGTCTGCCAAGGCGCTTGACTGGGTCGCCCAGAATGCAGAATTAAACGGCGTTGCTGATCGTATGACCTGCTGGGAGGGTGACGCTTTCGAAGCCCTGCGTCAGCTCAAGGACAGCGGTGAGCGTTTTGATGTGGTGGTGGTTGATCCTCCGGCACTGATTCCCCGTCGTAAAGACATTAAAGCCGGTGAACAGGCGTATCACCGCTTGAATCAACTGGCCATGCGGTTGCTGAATCGAGATGGCTTGCTGGTCGCTGGCTCCTGTTCCATGCATCTGGGAGAAACCCGTTTGCCAGGGATCATCCGTACCTTGGGGCGGGAGCTGGATCGAGACGTGCTGATTCAGCATGTCGGCAGTCAGGGTGCCGACCACCCAGTGGTTCCGGCGATCCCGGAAACCCGTTACCTCAAAGCCGTGTTTGCCCGCGTGTTACCAACGCGTTAA
- a CDS encoding UbiH/UbiF/VisC/COQ6 family ubiquinone biosynthesis hydroxylase, with translation MRYDIVIIGAGLVGQSLAAALASGNPALTVALIDPALATPPDLPPELLPALPDLAASGLDSFDLRVSALTARSQHLLTAIGAWQWIRPARRQPYTHMTVWDAEGTGEVNFDAADLHVPCLGHIIENRETLAGLRQRLTACPAVTLITQPVRYLDSRRADGLTPVVLERGSGQDSGGQRDTLLASLVVGADGAHSRVRQWVGLPTSEWDYQHQALVATVSTERPMAATAWQRFRPQGPLALLPMPTNPRLASIVWSTSDTEANTLMALDNADFCTALSAAFEQRLGAITACSPRAAIPLRQRHARRYWQDGVVLAGDAAHTIHPLAGQGVNLGFKDVEVLAEEILAAVARGISPGHDQVLARYQRRRQLDNLATMAAMEGFKRLFAADAPLIRLLRNSGMTQFDRLLPVKQHAMMQAMGL, from the coding sequence ATGCGCTATGACATTGTAATTATTGGTGCCGGACTGGTGGGTCAGTCGCTGGCGGCGGCGCTGGCGAGTGGTAACCCGGCCCTGACGGTCGCACTGATTGATCCGGCTTTGGCGACACCGCCTGACTTGCCACCAGAATTACTGCCAGCGTTGCCGGATTTGGCCGCCAGCGGGCTGGACAGCTTTGATCTTCGGGTCAGTGCCCTGACGGCGCGCAGTCAGCACTTGCTGACGGCAATCGGCGCCTGGCAATGGATACGGCCAGCACGACGTCAGCCTTACACCCATATGACGGTGTGGGATGCGGAAGGCACCGGAGAGGTCAATTTTGATGCCGCCGATCTACATGTGCCCTGTCTCGGTCATATTATTGAAAATCGCGAAACCCTGGCCGGGTTGCGGCAGCGACTGACTGCCTGTCCGGCGGTGACATTGATAACGCAACCGGTGCGTTATCTCGATAGCCGTCGGGCCGACGGCCTGACGCCGGTGGTGCTGGAGCGAGGCAGCGGGCAGGACAGCGGCGGGCAGAGAGACACCTTGCTGGCCAGCCTGGTGGTGGGTGCCGATGGTGCCCACTCCCGTGTGCGGCAATGGGTTGGGCTACCGACCAGTGAATGGGATTACCAGCATCAGGCGCTGGTGGCGACTGTATCCACTGAGCGGCCAATGGCGGCGACGGCCTGGCAACGTTTTCGACCGCAGGGACCATTGGCATTATTACCCATGCCTACCAACCCCCGGCTGGCCTCGATTGTCTGGTCGACCAGCGACACAGAAGCCAATACCTTGATGGCGCTGGACAATGCGGATTTTTGTACCGCATTGTCAGCGGCATTTGAACAGCGTCTGGGTGCGATCACCGCCTGTTCACCACGCGCCGCGATTCCTTTACGTCAGCGTCATGCCCGACGTTACTGGCAGGATGGTGTGGTATTGGCAGGAGATGCCGCTCACACCATTCACCCGCTGGCCGGTCAGGGGGTTAATCTCGGTTTCAAGGACGTGGAAGTGTTGGCTGAAGAAATTCTGGCGGCGGTGGCGCGAGGTATCTCTCCAGGGCACGATCAGGTTCTGGCCCGTTATCAACGCCGGCGGCAGCTTGATAATCTGGCGACCATGGCTGCCATGGAAGGCTTCAAGCGCCTGTTTGCCGCCGATGCTCCACTGATCCGGTTGCTGAGAAATAGCGGTATGACGCAATTTGACCGGCTGTTACCGGTCAAACAGCACGCGATGATGCAGGCGATGGGGCTGTGA
- the ubiH gene encoding 2-octaprenyl-6-methoxyphenyl hydroxylase yields the protein MTNSVSSSTAFDLVILGAGMTGASLVHLLQPALQTGMRIALIDRQQIHWTEDVLERPPSFDGRATALAWGSRQLLQRMGCWEALIDRACAIQHIQVSDRGRFGQTHLHASEQGTEALGYIVENAVLGRALLQGLGAYPNVTLLSDTDVQRVDMISGGSQLTLAGGESITTALLVLADGGRSGLAQQLGIRQQREEYDSVALVTQVEMDREHLHWAYERFSDHGPVAFLPLQQRHFAVVWTLPPDDCERILALPDPLFAEQLQQQIGYRCGRIKRIGERFSYPLALVCSCEQVRRGLVLLGNAAHSLHPVAGQGFNLALRDTAALAARLLESWAMKRPLGDLAVLLDYAQQQQRDQGNTIIASDLLPRLFAHPGKLTALGRGAGLMALASLTTPRRLLALHAMGLGQPAPRFASAPISAQSFSRLESADAL from the coding sequence ATGACCAACTCTGTCTCATCTTCCACCGCCTTTGATCTGGTGATTCTCGGAGCCGGAATGACCGGCGCCAGTCTGGTGCACCTGCTACAGCCTGCTTTGCAAACTGGCATGCGTATCGCCCTGATCGATCGCCAGCAAATCCACTGGACTGAGGATGTACTGGAACGCCCCCCCAGTTTTGATGGCCGTGCCACGGCGCTGGCCTGGGGTTCGCGTCAGTTGCTGCAGCGAATGGGTTGCTGGGAGGCGCTGATCGATCGAGCCTGTGCGATTCAACATATTCAGGTATCTGATCGCGGCCGTTTCGGGCAAACCCATTTGCACGCCAGTGAGCAGGGCACCGAAGCTCTGGGCTATATCGTTGAAAACGCCGTACTGGGACGAGCCCTGCTACAAGGGCTGGGCGCTTACCCGAATGTAACCTTGTTGTCAGACACCGACGTCCAGCGGGTTGATATGATCTCTGGTGGCAGTCAGCTGACGCTGGCTGGTGGCGAGAGCATTACGACGGCTTTGCTGGTGCTGGCCGATGGTGGTCGTTCTGGTCTGGCGCAGCAGTTGGGTATCCGGCAGCAGCGTGAAGAGTATGACAGTGTCGCATTGGTGACTCAGGTCGAGATGGATCGTGAGCATTTGCACTGGGCTTACGAACGTTTCAGTGATCATGGCCCGGTGGCATTTTTACCTTTGCAGCAGCGCCACTTTGCCGTGGTCTGGACGTTGCCTCCCGACGATTGTGAACGCATTCTGGCCTTGCCTGATCCGCTGTTTGCCGAGCAGTTGCAGCAACAGATTGGCTACCGCTGTGGTCGTATAAAACGTATTGGCGAGCGCTTCAGTTACCCGCTGGCACTGGTGTGCAGTTGCGAACAGGTACGGCGTGGATTGGTGTTGCTGGGTAATGCTGCTCACAGTCTGCACCCGGTAGCAGGGCAGGGCTTTAATCTGGCGCTGAGAGATACTGCTGCCCTGGCCGCACGACTGCTGGAAAGCTGGGCAATGAAGCGACCGTTAGGGGATCTGGCCGTATTACTGGATTACGCCCAGCAGCAACAGCGTGATCAGGGCAATACGATTATTGCCAGTGATCTCTTGCCGCGCTTGTTTGCCCACCCCGGCAAGTTGACGGCGCTGGGACGTGGTGCGGGGCTGATGGCCTTGGCCAGCCTGACCACACCGCGCCGCCTGCTGGCACTGCATGCCATGGGGCTTGGCCAGCCAGCGCCCCGTTTTGCGTCTGCGCCAATTTCGGCTCAATCCTTTTCCCGGTTGGAGTCTGCCGATGCGCTATGA
- the pepP gene encoding Xaa-Pro aminopeptidase, with product MKLEASEYARRRQQLMAQMSDNSIAIIPSAPVHVRNRDVEYLFRQDSDFYYLSGFDEEHSVLVLIPGREHGEYVLFCQEKIKQQEIWTGRRVGPEAAPDVLGADDAFPITDIDDILPGLIEGTDKIYANLGVSPDFDRQLMGWVNHIKAQVRNGSHPPREFSGLDHILHEMRLIKSEAEIALMQRAADISAAAHCRAMQMVQPGMFEYQLDAELMRTFMAAGSRWPAYPSIVGSGENGCILHYTRNDAPIQDGDLILIDAGCELDYYASDITRTFPANGRFSAEQKALYNLVLDAQYAALDWIKAGNHWNDPHDAAVTVLVEGLLALGLLSGDVDELLESGEYRRFYMHKTGHWLGMDVHDVGEYRIDGAPRLLENGMVMTVEPGLYVAPDDETVEARWRGIGIRIEDDVVVRPDGCDVLTAGVPKTVEEIEALMQGGMQGQLTD from the coding sequence ATGAAACTGGAAGCATCCGAATACGCTCGTCGGCGCCAGCAGTTGATGGCGCAAATGAGTGATAACAGCATCGCTATTATTCCATCGGCTCCTGTCCATGTGCGTAACCGGGATGTGGAATACCTGTTTCGTCAGGATAGCGATTTTTATTACCTCAGCGGCTTTGACGAAGAGCATTCGGTGCTGGTGTTGATTCCGGGCCGTGAACATGGCGAATACGTGCTCTTCTGCCAGGAAAAAATCAAACAACAGGAAATCTGGACCGGACGACGGGTAGGGCCAGAAGCGGCGCCCGACGTGCTGGGTGCGGATGATGCGTTCCCGATCACCGACATCGACGACATCCTGCCGGGGCTGATCGAAGGAACCGATAAAATTTACGCCAATCTGGGTGTCAGCCCGGATTTTGACCGTCAGCTGATGGGCTGGGTCAACCATATCAAAGCCCAGGTACGTAACGGCTCACACCCGCCACGGGAATTCAGCGGGCTGGATCATATCCTGCACGAAATGCGACTGATCAAATCGGAGGCCGAAATCGCCCTGATGCAGCGTGCTGCGGATATCAGTGCCGCCGCTCATTGTCGAGCCATGCAAATGGTGCAGCCGGGAATGTTCGAGTATCAGCTGGATGCCGAGTTGATGCGCACCTTTATGGCGGCGGGCAGCCGCTGGCCAGCCTATCCCTCCATTGTGGGGAGCGGTGAAAACGGCTGTATTCTGCACTACACCCGCAACGATGCACCGATTCAGGACGGCGACCTGATTTTGATCGACGCCGGTTGTGAGCTGGACTATTACGCCTCGGATATTACCCGTACTTTTCCGGCGAACGGACGCTTTAGCGCTGAGCAAAAGGCGCTTTATAACCTGGTTCTGGACGCCCAATATGCGGCGCTTGACTGGATCAAGGCCGGAAATCACTGGAATGATCCGCACGATGCGGCAGTGACGGTACTGGTCGAAGGACTGCTGGCACTCGGCCTGTTGTCTGGCGACGTGGATGAGCTCCTCGAATCCGGTGAATACCGCCGCTTTTATATGCACAAGACCGGCCACTGGCTGGGAATGGATGTGCACGATGTCGGCGAATACCGGATTGATGGCGCGCCAAGGCTGTTGGAAAACGGCATGGTCATGACGGTGGAACCTGGTCTTTATGTGGCCCCGGATGACGAGACCGTCGAGGCGCGCTGGCGCGGTATCGGTATCCGTATTGAAGACGATGTGGTTGTACGCCCGGATGGCTGTGATGTACTGACTGCCGGAGTGCCAAAAACAGTCGAGGAAATTGAAGCCCTGATGCAGGGTGGAATGCAGGGTCAATTGACTGACTGA
- a CDS encoding UPF0149 family protein: MKIDFASTADIWLEARCYQSPSALHGWLSGYLASGSRLTHKQWLTEATDYLELEAAPEPPLSDMLPEFYDWVLAVISAEEMAYSPLLPSDEDADVAEQVECLAEWSKGFLDGFGASERSAGQLPEDVVEVLRDLDAFSQAQVDDLDDAGNEGMYLDLSEHARVAALTVFYNMNRSAGSSSTTLH, translated from the coding sequence ATGAAAATTGACTTTGCCAGCACAGCGGATATCTGGCTGGAAGCCCGTTGTTACCAGTCCCCGTCGGCCTTGCACGGCTGGTTGAGTGGTTATCTGGCCAGTGGTTCCCGTCTTACTCACAAACAATGGCTGACAGAAGCGACGGATTATCTGGAACTGGAAGCTGCCCCGGAACCGCCACTGTCGGACATGTTGCCAGAATTTTATGACTGGGTGCTTGCAGTGATCAGTGCTGAAGAAATGGCCTACAGTCCATTATTACCGAGTGATGAAGATGCTGACGTCGCCGAGCAGGTGGAATGTCTGGCAGAGTGGAGCAAGGGCTTTCTGGATGGCTTTGGTGCTTCAGAACGTTCGGCCGGGCAGTTGCCGGAAGACGTTGTTGAGGTCTTGCGTGATCTGGATGCCTTTTCCCAGGCCCAGGTTGACGATCTTGACGATGCGGGCAACGAAGGCATGTATCTTGACCTGTCTGAGCACGCCCGCGTGGCTGCTCTCACGGTGTTTTACAATATGAACCGTTCTGCAGGTTCATCATCGACAACCCTGCACTGA
- a CDS encoding DUF904 domain-containing protein — protein MPANDLPSLQQRILKLLAIHQELREENQRMRAEEVNWQSERARLVQQNEAARRKVHEMIQKLQVLERNCGQ, from the coding sequence ATGCCAGCAAACGACTTGCCCAGCCTGCAGCAGCGTATCCTGAAATTGCTCGCAATCCATCAGGAACTGCGAGAAGAAAACCAGCGCATGCGCGCAGAAGAGGTGAACTGGCAGTCTGAACGGGCCAGACTGGTACAGCAGAATGAAGCGGCACGCCGCAAGGTTCATGAAATGATACAAAAATTGCAAGTGCTGGAGCGCAACTGTGGCCAATGA
- a CDS encoding cell division protein ZapA produces the protein MANDPRILNLTILEREYRINCPAGAEQQLRDAARLLDQKMVEIKNATSASGKVPGTDRIAVIAALNIAHQLLEMQSELDQQASIFEDLNTRLDSALNLSIQREL, from the coding sequence GTGGCCAATGACCCCAGGATCCTGAATCTCACCATTCTGGAACGTGAATATCGAATCAACTGCCCAGCGGGCGCCGAGCAGCAGCTGCGTGATGCCGCACGGCTGCTGGATCAAAAGATGGTCGAGATAAAAAATGCCACATCAGCCTCGGGCAAGGTGCCTGGCACTGATCGGATTGCGGTTATCGCGGCGCTGAACATTGCCCATCAGCTGCTCGAAATGCAAAGTGAGCTGGATCAGCAAGCCAGTATTTTCGAAGACCTGAACACCCGTCTCGACAGCGCGCTGAATCTCTCGATCCAGCGCGAACTCTGA
- a CDS encoding 5-formyltetrahydrofolate cyclo-ligase: protein MNKHQLRKAMRQQRRALTPKQQHQAAYGLKRTLLQPGALLAAKRIALYLVNDGEINPEQIIKQLTRMGKAVYLPTLHPLRQGELAFVRYQATTRMSTNRFGIAEPDFRYNTHQQAKFLSVICLPLVAFDPHGNRMGMGGGFYDRSLAFTRHAGNKPRLIGCAHEFQCVSALPAEVWDIPLSAIATDTALRMCQRSSE from the coding sequence ATGAACAAGCATCAGCTTCGCAAGGCCATGCGCCAGCAACGTCGTGCCTTAACACCAAAGCAACAACATCAAGCGGCCTACGGTCTGAAACGCACGCTGTTACAGCCAGGTGCGCTCCTTGCCGCCAAGCGAATAGCGCTGTACCTGGTAAATGATGGAGAAATAAACCCTGAGCAGATCATCAAACAACTGACCCGGATGGGTAAGGCCGTCTACTTGCCCACCCTGCACCCACTACGTCAGGGGGAACTGGCATTTGTTCGCTACCAGGCCACCACCCGCATGAGCACCAACCGCTTTGGCATTGCCGAACCGGATTTCCGTTACAACACGCACCAACAGGCAAAATTTCTGTCGGTGATTTGCTTGCCCTTGGTCGCTTTTGACCCGCATGGCAATCGCATGGGTATGGGGGGCGGCTTTTACGACCGATCACTAGCCTTTACCCGACACGCAGGCAACAAGCCGCGACTCATTGGCTGTGCCCATGAGTTTCAGTGCGTTTCTGCGCTTCCTGCAGAAGTCTGGGATATTCCGTTATCTGCTATTGCTACCGATACCGCGCTGCGAATGTGTCAGCGCTCTAGCGAATAG
- a CDS encoding alpha/beta fold hydrolase → MGKLTSAGFDIAVQYWECPEAVGNLILVHGYYDHVGLYGSLIDFCREQRLNLVAFDLPGHGLSGGEPARIDDFDQYEAVFFDVYQQAEKQLPALPWLAAGQSTGGAILASYLLKRRPLAGQSGPLEVWLLAPLLRPVGWRSGRWVHALARLFVSRVRRRFALSGNNPLFAEFIASGDPLQSRHLSVHWVTALKRWLAWIERQQPLVYPVRMIQGTADQTVDWGYNVPAYQRLFPDLRLTLIEGGHHHLVNETPERLEAVYRALLSGLDAVLPAKASE, encoded by the coding sequence ATGGGGAAGCTGACGAGCGCTGGCTTTGATATTGCGGTGCAGTATTGGGAGTGCCCTGAGGCGGTAGGCAATCTTATTCTGGTGCATGGTTATTACGATCATGTTGGGCTGTATGGCAGCCTGATTGATTTTTGCCGGGAACAGCGTCTGAATCTGGTGGCGTTTGACCTTCCTGGTCATGGTCTGTCTGGCGGTGAGCCTGCCAGAATCGACGATTTTGACCAGTACGAAGCAGTCTTTTTTGATGTCTATCAACAGGCTGAAAAACAGCTGCCAGCGTTGCCCTGGCTGGCTGCTGGGCAGAGTACCGGGGGAGCCATTCTGGCCAGCTATCTGCTCAAGCGACGTCCGCTTGCAGGTCAATCCGGGCCGCTGGAAGTGTGGCTGCTGGCGCCCTTGTTGCGGCCGGTCGGGTGGCGCAGTGGCCGCTGGGTGCACGCCCTGGCGCGCTTGTTTGTTAGCCGGGTGCGGCGGCGGTTCGCGCTGAGCGGAAATAATCCGCTGTTTGCTGAATTTATTGCGAGTGGCGATCCTTTGCAATCACGGCATCTGAGCGTGCACTGGGTAACGGCTCTCAAGCGCTGGCTGGCCTGGATCGAACGGCAGCAGCCATTAGTCTATCCGGTACGCATGATCCAGGGCACTGCCGATCAAACGGTAGACTGGGGCTACAATGTACCGGCTTATCAGCGGTTGTTTCCCGACTTGCGGCTGACGCTGATAGAAGGCGGGCATCATCATCTGGTGAATGAAACTCCAGAGCGGCTGGAGGCAGTTTATCGTGCCTTGTTATCGGGTCTGGATGCCGTGTTGCCTGCCAAGGCTTCGGAGTAG